The proteins below are encoded in one region of Belonocnema kinseyi isolate 2016_QV_RU_SX_M_011 chromosome 5, B_treatae_v1, whole genome shotgun sequence:
- the LOC117173781 gene encoding uncharacterized protein F54H12.2-like: MQIPSKPLQPDFSNGKLYVDAYHTLFSGTGIHFLNEGNNIDRFDYANGYCIFEFDLTPDFSANCQSHWNLVKHSSLRTELRVKETLQRTIHCIVYAEYDNVLEIDASRQVIVDYSG, translated from the coding sequence ATGCAAATTCCGTCAAAGCCTTTGCAACCAGATTTCTCCAACGGAAAGCTATACGTTGATGCTTATCATACTCTGTTTTCCGGAACGGGGATTCATTTTTTGAACGAGGGAAATAATATTGATCGTTTTGATTACGCAAATGGATACTGCATCTTTGAATTTGATCTTACTCCTGATTTTTCTGCAAATTGTCAATCACACTGGAATCTCGTTAAACATAGCAGCCTTCGTACTGAGCTTCGTGTAAAAGAAACACTACAACGAACTATTCATTGTATAGTTTACGCAGAATACGACAATGTCCTGGAAATTGACGCGTCCAGGCAGGTTATAGTAGATTACAGCGGTTAA
- the LOC117173782 gene encoding uncharacterized protein F54H12.2-like — translation MSSLHSHSCECMKSELDLFSLPPSQRSIEGSQWVHYKPVSSPTDDSPMEFVIPDQGNEYIDLAHTLLSVRFKLITPKKTAENTSSAESVGPVSNLLHHMFNYLDVYFNQKPVSPPNNAYAYRAYIESLLNYGPAAKKSHFTSALWLGNIAGKMENITTQNQGLVDRRLILGEGGKNALIGHLHSEVFNQDRFLLNGVELRVRLVRSKDAFCPMDPTNRAYLHILLAHAKALSPVTAKYPLTKVEV, via the coding sequence atgtcatctttgcaCTCACACTCGTGCGAGTGCATGAAATCGGAATTAGATCTCTTTTCACTACCTCCATCACAAAGGTCCATAGAGGGTTCTCAATGGGTGCACTACAAACCAGTTTCATCTCCCACAGATGACTCTCCCATGGAATTTGTAATTCCAGATCAGGGGAATGAGTACATTGATCTTGCACATACACTTCTAAGTGTAAGATTCAAATTAATCACTCCTAAAAAAACCGCAGAAAATACTTCGAGTGCAGAATCCGTTGGTCCTGTCAGCAATTTACTGCATCACATGTTTAACTACTTGGATGTATACTTTAATCAGAAGCCTGTCTCGccaccaaataatgcatatgcatacagaGCGTATATTGAATCTCTGCTTAACTATGGGCCAGCAGCGAAAAAAAGTCATTTCACATCAGCATTATGGCTTGGCAACATAGCAGGTAAAATGGAGAACATCACAACGCAGAACCAGGGTCTCGTCGATCGACGACTTATATTGGGTGAAGGGGGAAAAAATGCTCTGATTGGTCATTTGCACAGTGAAGTTTTTAATCAGGATAGATTTCTCTTGAATGGTGTTGAACTTAGAGTTCGACTGGTGCGTTCTAAGGATGCTTTTTGTCCTATGGATCCTACTAATCGGGCTTATCTTCATATTCTGCTTGCACATGCAAAAGCTCTTTCTCCAGTTACGGCCAAGTACCCACTTACCAAAGTAGAGGTTTAA